A stretch of Bombina bombina isolate aBomBom1 chromosome 2, aBomBom1.pri, whole genome shotgun sequence DNA encodes these proteins:
- the TMEM119 gene encoding transmembrane protein 119, whose amino-acid sequence MGFSMTLCIYLVFTCSFCLARYTHSESDISAGSGDGEGGTTVSPTQSHQLFSLTTEVLGTHSNGTSTSLSILENITQFLKEYMLLIIVVGSLVLLLIFIVCAAVIMSHKQKASAYYPSSFSQKEYVNHDDMAGGIKAFNEIQEKPQDAKVEEVVDSTKQLQADILNAAQNLKSPTKGPNIRQEPHLQTKETQEGQITEETIKTPKEDTAKAQEVSPCEKVEQTPCNQVEEPKPEESKDNVPAEAVSQKTQEESKDQVEEVPPAPCDCGNESNPNPSEGQETQQPSDTSGV is encoded by the coding sequence ATGGGATTCTCAATGACCTTATGTATTTACCTTGTGTTCACGTGTTCATTTTGTTTGGCAAGATATACTCACTCAGAATCAGACATCTCTGCAGGTAGTGGGGATGGTGAAGGTGGAACTACGGTATCTCCTACACAGAGCCATCAGCTTTTCAGCCTTACAACAGAAGTCCTTGGAACACATTCCAATGGAACATCCACGTCTCTTAGCATTCTTGAAAACATTACACAGTTTTTAAAAGAATACATGTTGCTTATCATTGTGGTGGGTTCTTTGGTGTTACTACTTATATTCATTGTGTGTGCAGCTGTAATTATGAGTCACAAACAAAAGGCTTCAGCCTATTACCCTTCCTCCTTCTCGCAAAAGGAGTATGTAAACCATGATGACATGGCTGGTGGAATTAAAGCTTtcaatgaaattcaagagaaaccTCAAGATGCAAAGGTAGAAGAAGTTGTGGATTCCACCAAACAGCTTCAGGCAGATATCCTTAATGCTGCTCAGAATCTCAAATCTCCAACAAAGGGCCCAAATATAAGACAAGAACCACATCTTCAAACAAAAGAGACTCAAGAAGGACAGATTACAGAGGAAACAATAAAAACCCCCAAAGAAGACACTGCTAAAGCTCAGGAGGTTTCCCCATGTGAGAAAGTAGAGCAAACTCCATGTAACCAGGTAGAGGAACCAAAACCTGAAGAAAGTAAAGATAATGTTCCAGCTGAAGCAGTTTCTCAGAAGACTCAAGAAGAGTCCAAGGATCAGGTAGAAGAGGTGCCTCCTGCACCCTGTGATTGTGGCAATGAAAGTAACCCCAACCCATCTGAAGGACAAGAAACGCAACAGCCCTCAGATACCAGTGGGGTTTAA